From the genome of Panulirus ornatus isolate Po-2019 chromosome 19, ASM3632096v1, whole genome shotgun sequence, one region includes:
- the LOC139755687 gene encoding uncharacterized protein, translating into MKKVLSTALSWDERINCATSYLDDILVDVAMDVEKRLSYHGLVCKLECGSYESRVKRRGIFWKRDNDIGEVLEKLRSRVAFSLCGRLTSHLPVCGWLCAAASYLKRRANAVTTSWDSELTNPELHSILAETLYRMKCLEPAQGRWNIVGDEAVVRLDASSLAIGAVLEVNDNINEDVCWLRQNECSHINLYELDAVLRGVNLAVAWMMERLLLMTDSKTMYYWLMDALSGRSRLKTKAVSEMLTRRVRVGISQVEDQRYLTLIDCGPSRYAIWRRLRRQDATGVIDQLESVFYERGVSKELLTDNVTSFRSLSFYEFTSCLGISVIYRCANVPSGNGIWEQCHRSVKTTAARKRCSVAEAVCYNVTPRGDNPSSNRIFRYEVRLLGIDGVSDHDRSDNVHIASRSATECGSVIPTEDATFSAPLDW; encoded by the exons ATGAAGAAGGTTCTGAGTACTGCACTGAGTTGGGACGAGAGGATCAATTGTGCAACTTCGTACTTGGATGACATCCTGGTGGACGTTGCGATGGATGTTGAGAAACGCCTCAGTTATCACGGCTTGGTCTGCAAGCTCGAGTGTGGGTCATATGAGTCTAGGGTGAAGCGACGTGGGATTTTTTGGAAGCGAGACAACGACATTGGTGAGGTGCTGGAGAAGTTGAGATCACGCGTGGCGTTTTCCCTGTGTGGGCGCCTGACGAGCCACTTACCTGTTTGTGGCTGGCTGTGTGCGGCGGCCTCCTACCTGAAAAGAAGAGCCAACGCGGTCACCACCTCCTGGGACAGCGAGCTCACCAATCCGGAGCTGCACTCGATCCTCGCCGAGACCCTATACCGTATGAAATGTTTGGAACCAGCTCAAGGTCGTTGGAATATTGTTGGCGACGAGGCCGTCGTACGGTTGGACGCCAGTTCTCTTGCGATAGGGGCCGTGCTGGAGGTGAACGACAATATCAATGAGGACGTCTGCTGGCTACGGCAGAACGAATGCTCGCACATTAATCTCTACGAACTGGATGCCGTGCTTCGAGGAGTTAACCTTGCAGTCGCCTGGATGATGGAAAGGCTATTGTTGATGACTGATTCGAAGACCATGTACTACTGGTTGATGGACGCTCTGTCAGGGAGATCGCGTCTGAAAACGAAAGCTGTCAGCGAAATGCTTACCCGCCG AGTCAGAGTGGGCATCTCTCAGGTCGAGGACCAGCGCTATCTGACACTGATAGACTGTGGCCCATCACGATATGCCATTTGGAGGAGGCTCAGACGTCAAGACGCGACTGGTGTCATCGACCAGCTGGAGTCGGTGTTTTATGAGCGCGGTGTATCAAAAGAGTTATTGACCGATAACGTCACCAGTTTTCGCAGTTTGTCGTTCTACGAGTTCACCAGCTGCTTGGGGATAAGCGTCATATATCGCTGTGCGAACGTCCCTTCCGGCAACGGGATATGGGAACAATGTCATCGGTCAGTGAAGACAACAGCGGCGCGGAAACGCTGCTCTGTTGCAGAGGCCGTCTGCTACAATGTGACGCCACGAGGTGACAATCCTTCATCGAATCGAATCTTCAGGTACGAGGTTAGGCTGCTCGGAATAGACGGTGTAAGCGACCATGATCGGTCAGACAACGTGCACATCGCCTCAAGGTCGGCGACAGAGTGCGGATCCGTCATCCCAACAGAAGATGCTACGTTCAGTGCTCCATTAGATTGGTGA